The genome window TTTTATTTTCGGTTATTGTTCTCCATCCGAGATAGATCGCAAGTGTCCAGAAGAATAGCAAGGGAGGATCGGGTGTGAGTATGCCGCTCCCAATACTGAAAAGCGGTGTGACTCCGGCAAGTATAACAGCCCAGAAAGCACCTCTTTCTCCATAAATCCTTCGGGTAAGATTGTATATAAGGATCAAAATACCGAGACTATAAAGCCAAGGCCCTAATCTTATCCCGAAGGCATTATCCCCAAAAATCGAGGTAGTAAGTATAGCGGTAAAAGCGTGCATTGGAGGATGATCAAAATACCCTATTGACGGATGTTTGGCATATTGCCAATAATAGGCATCCTGAGGCATAAGATTCATCGCCGGTAAAACAGCTAATCGTAAAGCCGATATCACGATGATAAAGAATAGCGTTTTTTTTCGCCAATTAGTTTCGGTTTCGCTCAATCCTTACCTCTTTTTTTGAGGGTTTCGGCGACTTTATTCTTTAAATTGCTAAGGTCAGAGGATTTAATGATATAATCTTCGGCTAACCAAGTGAGAAAATTATCCCTGTATGCCGGATAGGCGGAATTTATTATCACAGGAAGGTTGCGGTTTTTGACCATCATCTTTTCTAAAGCTGATATCCCGTCTTCTCCCGGCATTCTAATGTCTAGTATGACGAGGTCGAAATTTTCAATGGAAATAATGTCGAGCGCTTCCTGTGCGGAGCCTACCGAGTGTACTTCATAGCCCTCATCTTCGAGTTCGGCTTCATAGAGTGCGCGAATATTGGCTTCGTCATCGACAATTAGTATTTTTGCCATATGGTCCTCCTTTTTCTATCCCAGTTTTGCTGGGAGTTTTATATGGAATGTAGTCCCTTTATTTTGAGTTGTTGAAAACCATATCATCCCTTGATGGGCCTCAATTATCTGATAGCTGATAGATAGTCCCAGTCCGGTGCCCAATGATTTAGTTGTGAAGAAAGGTTCGAAGATTTTCTTTTTGTTGTCCCCCTGAATACCGGTTCCTGTATCAGAGACATCGATCCAGATGAATCCCCCCATAGATATGGCTTTGACGCTAAGTTTTCCACCTTCTGCCATAGCCGAGATAGAATTTTTAAACAAGTTGAGAAGAACTTGCCTAATTTGGTCCGGGTCGAGACTAACTTCGCCAATATTGCGGTCGAGGTCTAACTCGACCGTAATATTGGCTTGGAGGAATTGGTCTTCGATCATTTCGATAGTTCGCTTGATAATGCTGTTTAATGGGTAGTTTTTAAGATTTGGCTTAATGCTCCTCGAATAGGAGAGGACGTCGTCCACGATGTCCTCGAGCCTATTTGTTTCTTC of bacterium contains these proteins:
- a CDS encoding glycosyltransferase family 39 protein translates to MSETETNWRKKTLFFIIVISALRLAVLPAMNLMPQDAYYWQYAKHPSIGYFDHPPMHAFTAILTTSIFGDNAFGIRLGPWLYSLGILILIYNLTRRIYGERGAFWAVILAGVTPLFSIGSGILTPDPPLLFFWTLAIYLGWRTITENK
- a CDS encoding response regulator yields the protein MAKILIVDDEANIRALYEAELEDEGYEVHSVGSAQEALDIISIENFDLVILDIRMPGEDGISALEKMMVKNRNLPVIINSAYPAYRDNFLTWLAEDYIIKSSDLSNLKNKVAETLKKRGKD